The Ralstonia pseudosolanacearum genome includes the window GCGCCCTCGCCATGCCGCTCGGCCAGCGCAACGCCTTGCAGCGTGATGCAATCCCGGTCTGGTATAGAGTACCCACCTCGCAGCCCCGTGCCGTCATCGGCTTGCGGACACGGCTGCGCATGCGGTGTGCGCGAACGCGCCGCACCGTTCGCCGCCACGATCCTCCGCGTTCTTCTGCCGGACGGATTGGCGGCGAATCTCTCCCCACTGCCGCGGCGGTCCAGCCACCGCCATCGGCTCGAAAAAAAATAAAGGACAACGCATGTTGAAACGCGTGCTATTTGCGATTTTTCTGCTGACGGTCAGCGTCATCGGACATGGTGCGACCGCCGAACCCAAGGTCGAACTCACGATCGGCAGCAAGACCCAGTCGTTTACGCAGCAAGCATTGCTGGCGCGCCCGGATGCGGCGACGATCCAGGTGCCGCGCGATGTGGCCTACGGTACGTCGACCACTTACCGCGCGGTGCCGCTGCCCAACCTGCTCGACGGCGCGGTGGTGCCCGTTGACAGCGTGCTCGAAGCCCGCGCGACCGACGGCTTCGCTGCGCAGCTGCCGATGGATCTCGTGCGCAACAGCAACCCCGCGGGGGCCGTCGCATGGCTCGCCGTCGAGGATCCGGCGCATCCGTGGCCGAAGCTGCCGGGCAAGGCAGTCAGCGCGGGACCGTTCTACCTGGTCTGGATCGGCAAGGACGCGGCGTCCGTGCGCAGCGAGCAATGGCCTTACCAGGTCGCGCAGCTCACCACGCAACCGTCCCCGGCCACGCGCTGGCCGGCGCTCAACGTCGATCCGGCACTGCCGGCAACCGATCGGGTCCGCGCGGGCCAAAGCCTGTTCATCACGCAATGTTTCGCCTGCCACAAATTCAACCATGCAGGCAGCGCAACCGTCGGCCCCGACCTCAACATGCCGATGAATCCGACCGAGTACTTCCAGCCCGGCATCTTGCATCGCTATATCCGCAATCCGGCCTCGGTCCGGGACTGGCCCGCCCGGACCATGCCGGCCTTCCCGCCGGATCATCTGAGCGATCGCGAGATCGATCTGATCGTCGCCTATCTGAAGCATATGGCGCCGCGCAAGGTCGGAAAGTAACGCGCCTTCCGCGCGCCCAACCCGCGAGATGGATGGGGACGGATCGTCAGGCCTGTCGTTGTGGGGCCTGCGTCCGTCCCTCCCGTTTCGCTGTCCCTACGACGCGATGGGCCGCAACCCCGTGACGACATCGCGCGCCGCGCTGCTCAGCGCCCCCGCATTGCCGCCATTGGCCGCCACGACCAGGCCGGCCACCGCATTGATCGCACTCATGAACGCGCCTTCCAGCCAGCCGCCGAGGTGGCTATAGCTGTCGCTGGCAAGGAAGAAGCGATTCCCGAGCCTGGGGTTGAGCGCATGCGTGTGATACCGGAAGCAGAGATTGCTCTGATGGTGATCGCCCGTGCTGTCGAGCTTGAAGCCGCCGGCCGTGCCGTTGGTGGTCCAGTCGAACACGAAGCGGTCTTGTTCCCGGACCTGGCTCAGCAGTTGCGAAAACCACCAGACGGCCGGCGCGGCCGCCGGCTTAGCCGGATCCCGCACGTTGCGCGTGGCGCGGTTGATCATCGTCCTGAACATGGCGGACGCGGTGCCGTCGCTCGTCGGCGGATTCTGCGGGTAGTCGCCAAAATTGCGCTGAAGCCGCGTCGAGTCGTCGCCCCACGTGTAGCTGGCGAGAAAGCTCGAGTAGCGCGGCGTGCCCGGTTCGGTGGGGCTGGGCACCACATAGCTGGCAGCCAGGCCGGAGTCCGATACGACCGCTTTGATCGGCCGGCCCTTGAGGGTCGCCACGAACGGTTGATCGAGCGCTGCCGTTTCGATCGTGCCGAAGACCTTGGACGACCGGACCATGTGGAGCTGACTCAGTGCCGTCACGATGCGCGCGTTCGGCGCCGAGCTGGTATCGCTGAGCAGCAGCGGAGGGAGGGCGTCCCGGACCGGGATCGTGCCCAGCCCCAGCGCGCCGTCGCCCAGCACGAGACTGGCCGGCTGGAACGCGTATCCGGATCGGCTGACCGCCAAGGCGAGCTGGTCCTGCGGGGCGGCCAGGATGACGTAATCGTAGAAGCGCGTCGAGAGGTTGTTCGCCCGATCATATGCCACCACAACCGGCAGCCGGACACCCGTGGCGCCGGAGTGGCAGACATCGGAGACCCGCTCCCGGCGCACATCGACCGTCAGGTGCGAGCCGCCCTCCTCGAGCGCTTCCCGATACAGGCCGGCGATGAATTCGACATTCTCCTCGACCGGCAGCGTGTATTCGTTCGAGTAATCCCACAGGATCAACCGCATCATCTCGACCAGCGAAATGTTGAACAGCGGCTTGAACCCGCCCGTGCCGAAACCGAAGCGGCCGAACAGCTCGACGTAGTAGTTGATCGTCTCCGCCCGATCGAGGCCGGCGATCGGCGGCAGGCTGTTCGCGGCGCCCTTGTCGATTTCGCGTGTCACGATGCGCCGGACGGCCGCTTCGAGCGTCGTGCCGTCATGCGCCGCGATGAAGGCCGGCCAGTCGCGCTCCTGAATGGCCCGCAGCTGCGCGGGGCCGGCCCTTTCGCTTTTCAGCAGTTGCGCGACCTGCGCCGGATCGCGGCCGCCGATCGGAAAGAGCGCAGTGGGCGTTTGGCCGTCCGGCGCGCCGGCGAGCCCGTTCGCGACCACGAGAAACACTTTGCGCGTAGGCGATTCCGGGTCCAGCCAGTCCTCGGGCGCACCGCCGCTGTAGCGGTCGATGCGGTCGCCGAACATGAATTCGGTCGGCACCTTGCCGGGATTCGGGAACACCTTGATCGGCGCGCCGTCGCCGTACACGACACTCGCGTAATGCCACGTCAGCCCGGCGATTTCCGGAAAGCGCATCGCACCGACTTCGTACACCGTGTCGTTCTGATTGACGCGAGCGGCAGAGACGCGGCCGGCCTTGAGCCCTCGCACGTTGATGGCCTGGGCGCCGGCTTCATGCCTGGCGAGGAAACTGTCCGGATCGGATTCGTAGAGCGTGACGTTGATTTTCCCGGTCACGAGTGTATTGGCGAGCCGCGACAGTTCGTACAGCGATGCGATCCCGGCCGCGCCGCCGCCGACGATCGCGATGTTGTAGACGCGATCCGGCAGCGTGCCGAGCGCCTTGTCGACCGCGACGGGATACGAAACCAATGCGGAATCGGGATGCCGATAGAACCGGCCGTTCAGCTTGGCCTGCCCGATCGTTGTCGAAATCTGCTGCATGCGCGCATCGCTTTCCATGCTGGTGAGGACCGGCATGACGGTAATACCCATGGCACGTCTCCATCGTGAATGTTGCAGTGAATGAAGCGGGGGACTGCGGTCCGGCAGGCGCGGGCATCCAGCCCGTCATGACGCGATGACGAGCAGGGCGCCCAAGGCCGATTCACTATATGAAGCGGGCCATGGTGCGACAACTGGGCTGGGATGCTGAGCTGGCGGCCATCCGCGCAATGCGTCTCGGCGCAGGTCCGCCGAGGCTGACTTGCGATGACGACAGCG containing:
- a CDS encoding flavin monoamine oxidase family protein, with the protein product MGITVMPVLTSMESDARMQQISTTIGQAKLNGRFYRHPDSALVSYPVAVDKALGTLPDRVYNIAIVGGGAAGIASLYELSRLANTLVTGKINVTLYESDPDSFLARHEAGAQAINVRGLKAGRVSAARVNQNDTVYEVGAMRFPEIAGLTWHYASVVYGDGAPIKVFPNPGKVPTEFMFGDRIDRYSGGAPEDWLDPESPTRKVFLVVANGLAGAPDGQTPTALFPIGGRDPAQVAQLLKSERAGPAQLRAIQERDWPAFIAAHDGTTLEAAVRRIVTREIDKGAANSLPPIAGLDRAETINYYVELFGRFGFGTGGFKPLFNISLVEMMRLILWDYSNEYTLPVEENVEFIAGLYREALEEGGSHLTVDVRRERVSDVCHSGATGVRLPVVVAYDRANNLSTRFYDYVILAAPQDQLALAVSRSGYAFQPASLVLGDGALGLGTIPVRDALPPLLLSDTSSAPNARIVTALSQLHMVRSSKVFGTIETAALDQPFVATLKGRPIKAVVSDSGLAASYVVPSPTEPGTPRYSSFLASYTWGDDSTRLQRNFGDYPQNPPTSDGTASAMFRTMINRATRNVRDPAKPAAAPAVWWFSQLLSQVREQDRFVFDWTTNGTAGGFKLDSTGDHHQSNLCFRYHTHALNPRLGNRFFLASDSYSHLGGWLEGAFMSAINAVAGLVVAANGGNAGALSSAARDVVTGLRPIAS
- a CDS encoding c-type cytochrome, translating into MLKRVLFAIFLLTVSVIGHGATAEPKVELTIGSKTQSFTQQALLARPDAATIQVPRDVAYGTSTTYRAVPLPNLLDGAVVPVDSVLEARATDGFAAQLPMDLVRNSNPAGAVAWLAVEDPAHPWPKLPGKAVSAGPFYLVWIGKDAASVRSEQWPYQVAQLTTQPSPATRWPALNVDPALPATDRVRAGQSLFITQCFACHKFNHAGSATVGPDLNMPMNPTEYFQPGILHRYIRNPASVRDWPARTMPAFPPDHLSDREIDLIVAYLKHMAPRKVGK